The Desulfovibrio sp. UCD-KL4C genome contains the following window.
TCAGATTGAGCAGGCAGCGAAGCAGAAGAATATAAATACGGGTAGTAGCCCGAAGTCCTCTTCTTTGGGTGCTCAGCTGCCCGGACAGCAAATCCCGAGACCGTCACATCAGAATTCTCCGCAGACAAATACCCATGGGCCGCAATCTTCTTCTGTCAACAGGGCTGAAGCTACGCCGATGCCTAGCCAGCTAAAGCAGTCAACTCCGCCTTTAAAGCCTTCACGTATTCCTCCCAGACCTGTTAAGGAACAGGCACAACCTATGTGTCATCCTGATGCCGGTTCATGGCCTGATCCGTGGTGTCAGCTTGCCTCGCGTATAACTAATCGTTTGCAAATTTTTTGGACCTATCCGCAATTGGGGCAGGATCTTTCCGGTAACGCTGACCCTGCAAGGCGTAAACTTTTTCAGTCTTTGATCGGGTACATGGGGCTTCCCAAAGGAGCTATTTCTTTTTGGCCTTGCACCGCTTGGAATGGAAACAGCCTTGAAAACAGACCTGATATTTTCTGGAAAGGTGTGGAGTCTTATGGAGTAAAATTTGTTGCATGTTTTGGATCACAAGGACTTTCAATAATTGCTCCTGATGCGCCATCCGGAGCATCCTCTGCACATGTTAACGGGATACAGGTCGTCGTTTTGCAAGATCCTGACCTACTAAAGGTTCTCCCTGCCGAAGAGCAGCAGCTTCTTTCTATTCCCCTTTTACGGCTTCCTCTTTTTTAGCTGTAAACGGCAGGTATCGATTTTATGTTCATTTCTACGTAGATTAGATTTTTTCAAAATGAATTGTCGCATCTTTTAATTTTTGAATTATTCATCCTTTCTACTTCTTCCATTTTAAATTTGCTTTGTTTATTTATCCACATTTGTTTAGCATGATGGATTACGAAAGCAATAAACAGGGAGAGTTTGCATGCTTCTTATAAAATATTTCAAATCTATGTGTTCATGCATGATTATCACACTTGTGATTATCATATTAATGTCAGGTGCAGCTTGTGCTGGAGAGACCTTAAAAGTTCTATATGGTCAGATGGAAGGAGCTATAACTCCTGCTCAGGTCAGTCTGCTTGATGGGATTATTAAACAGGCTGTTGATGATGAAGATGATCTGATACTATTACGACTTGAAACTCCCGGTGGGCTGACAACTTCTATGCGTAAAATTGTCAAAATGATGATGAATCCACCAGTTCCTATCTGTTTATGGGTTGGGCCTGAAGGGGCGCATGCTGCCTCTGCAGGAACGTTTTTGGTTGCTGCTGCCAATGTTTCTGCTATGGCTCCAAGTACGACTGTCGGTGCTGCTTCTCCAGTGTCATCATCCGGTGATGATCTGCCAGAGGCCATGAACAAAAAAGTGACAAATGATTTAACCAGTCTGATCAAGGGAGTTGCTCGTAAAAGAGGCAGGAATATCAACTGGTACGTTGATTCAGTAAGTAAGGGGGCAAGTCTTGATGCTCAAGAAGCGGTCACGCTAAACGTTGTCGATTTTATAGCTGTTTCTCCTTATGATTTTTTTGAACAGCTAGGCGCAAAGGGTATCCTTATAAATGGTCAGAACGTTAAATTTTCTAAGGACGGGTTTACACTTGTTGATTACGAAAACGGCCTAAGTTATTCTGTCCTTTCGTGGCTACTTGACCCGCAGGTCGCTTACTATTTGTTGATAGCTGGAATTCTTGGAATATTTTTTGAGTTGGTTACGCCAGGAGTCATCCTTCCAGGTGTTGTCGGAGGTTTTTGTCTCGTTACTGCCTTTTATGCTATGTCTATTCTTCCTACCAATGCGGCAGGGCTGCTTTTAATGCTTTTGGGCGGTATTCTGTTTATTTTGGAAATATTTGTAACAAGTTACGGCTTGCTCAGCGTTGCCGCTGCAATAAGTCTTTTTGTCGGCTCATTGGTGCTATTCAAAGGAGGAGAAGTGCAACAGATACCGCTAGGGTCAATTATCGGTACAGTTTTATCTTTTTCTGTTTTTGCCGTTGTAGTTGTGTTTCTTGTAGCAAAGGCTCATTCTCGTAAACCTGCGGTTGGTATGCAGGGTATGGTTGGTTTAGAAGGTGAAGTTTTTCGCACTTTTAATAATAAATTAAAAGTCAGAGTTCGTGGTGAAATTTGGAATGCAGTTAATGCTGATGGTGCTGGTTTAGAATTGGGATCAAAAGTAAAAGTAATAAGTGCTGAAGGATTAACTTTGACAGTGACTCGAATATCTTGATTTTAACTTTGATTAACGGAGGACTGTTATGACTTATATGGTACCTGCAATTCTTTTTCTGGTTTTCTTTCTTATAACTTCTCTTAAAGTTTTAAATGAATATGAGCGCGGTGTCATTTTCAGGCTCGGTAGAGTTATCAATTCTAAAGGACCAGGGCTTATCATTTTGATTCCTATTATTGATAAAATGGTACGTGTCTCGCTTAGAATTATGACACTTGATGTGCCAAGTCAGGACGTCATAACTAAAGATAATGTCAGTATTAAAGTTAATGCAGTTATTTATTTTAGAGTTACTGACCCGACTAAAGCTATCTTGGAAATTGAGGATTTTATGTTTGCCACTTCTCAGCTTGCCCAAACCACCTTGCGTAGCGTATGTGGAGGCGTCGAGCTTGACGATATCCTTTCTCAAAGGGAAAAAATTAATGGTGAGATTCAGGAAATTCTGGATATTCATACAGACCCTTGGGGAATTAAAGTAAGTACTGTTGAACTTAAATATGTAGATCTTCCGCAGGAAATGCAGAGGGCTATGGCCAAGCAGGCTGAGGCTGAACGTGAACGTCGAGCCAAAGTCATTAATGCATTGGGTGAATTTCAGGCCGCGGAAAAACTTACGCAGGCCGCTAAAATTATTTCAGCTCACCCTGAAGCTTTGCAACTCAGGTACCTACAGACACTCCGTGAGATGTCTGCTGAGGGTAAATCTTCTACTATAATCCCGCTTCCCCTTGATTTGATGAGGATGTTGGCACAGGGTGCCAGCAGTGGGGAGTTAATCAAAAAAAACATCCAAGAGAGTAACGAAGAATGAAAGTTCTTGTAACCGGAGCAGCCGGATTTATCGGCTTCCACCTTTCTAAACGCCTTCTATCAGAAGGTCATGAAGTAGTCGGTCTTGATATCTTAAATGATTATTATGACGTTCAGGTCAAAAAGAACCGCCTTAAGCAAATAGAAAATCACGAAAAGTTCACATTTGCTTATTTGGACATGGCTGATAGAGAAGCTATGGCTAAATTGTTTGCTGATCATCAGTTCACACATGTTGTTAACCTTGCCGCTCAGGCAGGTGTTCGCTATTCCCTTGAAAATCCTCAGGCATACATTGATTCTAATGTTGTTGGTTTTATGAATATTCTTGAAGGATGTAGACACAACGGCGTTAAGCACCTTGCCTACGCTTCTTCAAGTTCTGTTTATGGACTTAACACCAGCATGCCGTTCAGTACTCATGATAACGTTGACCATCCGATATCTATGTACGCCGCAACTAAGAAGTCTAATGAATTGATGGCTCATTCATACAGCCACCTTTTCAATATCCCAACAACAGGGCTTAGATTTTTTACTGTCTACGGACCTTGGGGAAGACCAGATATGGCTTTGTTCCTCTTTACTAAAGCCATTGTGAATGATGAGCCTATCAATGTTTTTAACCACGGAAAAATGCTTCGTGACTTTACTTACATTGATGACATTGTTGAAGGGGTTGTAAGAGTTCTTAAGAATACAGCTCAGCCAAATCCTGACTGGTCCGGGGACGCTCCAGATCCTTGTACAAGCCCAGCTCCATTTAGAATTTATAATATCGGTAACAATCAGCCTACAGAGCTTATGCGTTATATTGAAGTTCTTGAAGAATGCCTCGGCAAGAAAGCAATTAAAAATATGATGCCTTTGCAAGCAGGGGATGTACCTTGCACATATGCTAATGTTGATGATCTTGTTAAGGATGTAGGCTTTAAACCTTGCACCACAATTGAAGAAGGAATTGCTAAGTTTGTTGCATGGTATAAAGAGTACTACAACGTTTAGTTTTTTCTTTTTTTAGTTTGATTTTTATGGCCGCTGTTATCAGCGGCCTTTTTTTGTTTATGATGATCAGCTAATTTTTTGTAGCGATTTTATTTTTTTAATCTTTTTTTATAGCTATTTGTAACTGATTATGTCGTGATTGTTATGAAATAAGGTTCTTTTTTGTTTTTGATTTCTTGATTTAAATAAAATTTCAGTCTAATTTTCTTTACATGTTTTAGATCAGTTTTTGGCGTGATGTTTCACGTGAAACATGAAAATTGGAATCTCATGAACAAGGTGGTTTCCTGTGTCAAAAAGAATAGTTGTAGCGAATCAGAAGGGTGGAGTCGGTAAGACGACGACTTCTATTAATTTAGCAGCCTCATTGGCTGTAATGGAAAAAAAAGTTTTACTTGTGGATTGTGACCCGCAGGGAAACTGTTCAAGCGGGCTTGGCTTTTATCCCGGTGACTCAAGAGAGAATGTTTACTCTGTAATGTTTGAGCCAGAAAGAGCCAAAGATGCAATATTTGATACTGATATTCCCTTTTTGTCTTTAATGCCGGCTAGTCAAGATTTAGCCGGGGCTGAAATTGAGTTAATAGATAAAATGGGGCGCGAGTACTATTTGCGAGAGCTAATAGATAAAGTTGAAGATGACTATGAATACATAATATTTGATTGTCCTCCTTCGCTTGGTCTGCTTACAGTAAATGCGCTTTGCGCTGCCAGGGAACTTTTAGTTCCTTTGCAGACAGAATATTATGCTCTTGAAGGTGTCGCTCAACTTTTAATGACTTTTGAATTGGTCAAGAAAAGATTGAATCCTGATATGACAATTCTAGGCGTTGTTTTAACTATGTATGACCGTCGGAACAGGCTTGCCCGTCAAGTTAAGAACGAAGTTAGAAAAGCTTTTCCGGATAGTTTATTTGAAACAATTGTTCCGAGGAATGTCCGGCTCTCTGAAGCTCCAAGTTTCGGTAAACCTGCAATCTCATATGATGCTAAATCAAATGGCGCACAGGCTTATATCAGTCTTGCTCAGGAAGTTGTTAAAAGACATGCGAAAATGAAAGCAGATAAAAGTGAATAAAAAAAGGCCGACTAATGTCGGCCTGATTTTTTCAAGATGAGATTGGTAAATAGATTCTAAAACTTATTTGTTACTTGTATTTTGCTTCGTAATTATTGTCTTTTTCATCGATAAAAGCAGTACACTGAGTGGTGATCTTATCCTTAAAATGTCTTTTCGTAATGCGAGCCTGACATTTTGAACATTTGAAGGAAACAAGTCCACCAAGATTAGCAGAGACAAGTCTGAACTTGCGAGGGTCATCGATTTCCCAGTTTTCTGTTGTGTTTTCGCAAAGCTCACAAGTTACGTCTGTATCAATAGGGTAGGGGAAATCCCAATATTCTTTAAGTTGTCTCCACGCGCGGGTGGGCTCAGGACGTTCCTCTGGTTCCGCTTTTGAAAGAAATTGGGAGACGTGGGGTTTTACTTTCGTCCACAGCTCCGCTGTGATTAGTGCCCCGATGAGGTTACCTTTTTTATCAAAAAGTTCTGTAAGATCATTATCGTGATTAGACATGTCGCCTCCGACGTTTTTTATATGTAACATTGTTAAACGCTACTTTAATCACGCTTTCGATCAAGTCAAAGGAAATAATAGATAGATATTTTTCTTAGCCGATCGTAATTTTATAAAAAGAAGGAGAAGTCCATGGCAGGCGTAACTGGAGGGCTCGGAAGGGGGCTTGACGCACTACTTGGCGGTACAAAAATTAATGATCAGGAATCTTCCACGTCGCTAGATGTCCGGCAGATAGACATAGACACGATTATTGCAAATCCAAATCAGCCACGCAAAGAATTTGCTCCAGAAGCATTAAATGATTTGGCAGAATCTATAAAAGCTAAAGGTGTCTTGCAACCTATACTTGTTCGGCCGATTGCAGAGCGGAAAGGATTTTATGAGCTGGTAGCCGGAGAACGTCGGTTAAGAGCTTCTAAGCTGGCAGGGCTGAAAACAATGCCTGTGCTTGTAAAAGAAATGACAGATCTTGAAAGTATGGCGATTGCATTGATTGAGAATTTGCAACGCGAAGATTTGAACCCTATTGAAGAAGCAAAAGGGTTTCAAGAGTTGATCACAAAGTTCGGCCTCAGTCAGGAACAGCTTGCTGGGCAGGTTGGTAAAAGTCGCTCTGCTCTATCAAATTCTATGAGGCTCTTATCCCTTGCAGAACCAATTCAAAATGCAATTGGGAAGGGTGAAATCTCTGCAGGCCATGGACGGGCTTTAATGTCTATTGCAGATGAAGATGTCCGCTTAGAATTGTTTGCAAAGGTGGCTTCAGATGGATTGTCTGTAAGGCAGGCTGAAAGTTTTGCTTTGCATTTTAAAAAGCACGGTTCCTTGCCCGCGGGTGATGTTGAGGTCGTTAAATCGACTGACCGTAAAAATAAAACTCCTAAGCAAATGGATGAAGAGCTTAAAACTGTGAAAGTTCGTTTGGAAGACTCTTTGGGAGTAAAAGTGTCACTTCGTGGATCAAATAATAAAGGAAATCTAACGATAAAATACACTTCAGAGCAAGAGCTTGCCCGTATAGTTGCTCTACTTGAAATGTAATTTTAAGCCACATTCAGATTAATATAGAAGGATATTTTTAAGATATGGTTAAATCAATTTTGAGCGCATTGCCTAAACTGAAAGGGCAAAAAGTACTGATCATCGGCGATGTTATGCTTGATCATTATGTAATCGGAGCCGTAGAGCGTATTTCCCCTGAAGCCCCTGTTCCGGTTGTTCAGGTCACAGAGGAAAAATACCTTCTCGGAGGAGCAGGTAACGTTGCCAGAAATATTGTCGCGCTTGGCGGGGTTCCTCATTTGACCGGATTTATCGGTGCTGACTCAGAAGGGCAGATCTTTGATAAACTTTGCACAGGTTCTGGCATTCCATGTAGTCTGTTTGAATCTACTGATCGTCCTACCACCAAAAAAACTCGCGTAATGGCACAGAATCAACAAATGGTAAGAGTTGATAGAGAGAAAACTAATGAATATTCCGTCTCTCATATGGATAAACTTTTCACCTTTTTAAATAGTGAAATTTGTGAATATAGTGTTGTCATTTTGTCTGACTACGGAAAGGGGACCTTGTCTCAAACTTTTTTTGACAGGTTTTGGGCGTTGCTAGAAAAAATAAATCATAACCCGCATGTGCTGGTTGATCCTAAAACTGTTAACTATGATCACTACAAAGGCGTAAATCTGCTTACTCCGAATGCCAAGGAAGCTGGCGAAGGCGCAGGAATGGTGATTAAGAGCAAAGAAGATGTTCTTGAGGCTGGCAGGAGATTGTTTGATCGCCTTGATCCCACTCATCTGCTCATCACTCTTGGTGGTTATGGTATGGCTCTTTTTGAATCACGTAATGTTGTTAAACATGTGCCGACTTTTGCGCAAAAAGTTTTTGACGTAACTGGCGCTGGTGACACCGTTATAGCCACTTTGGGACTCGGACTTGCTTCTGGGCTTGATCCACTAACTTCCGCGTTGCTTGCTAATTATGCCGCAGGAATTGTTGTCGGGCAGGTTGGAGCAGCAACTGCGACAGTTGATGAGCTTGCAGACGCTGTTCGTAACTGGTCTAAACCGGAAGTAAACAGCTGGAGTGACTAGTAAATTAGTAATTTAAATTGAAGTATTATATAGTATAAACTTGTATGATCTGGCAGTGCTCTGCATATAGCTATTCGAGTGCTGTTGAGGTGGAAATAAGTGTGGAAAGAGTTTTGACGAACCAAGCAGCTAGATTAAAAAAGCTTATTAAGGCTAATGAAGTGCTAGCGAGTATTGATTCGCTGGTAGATTTACTGCCTCAGCTTTTAAGGTTGGCACAAGATGTTACCGGAGCTGAAGCCTCGTCTATAATGCTCTATAATAAAGATAAAAATGTCCTTGAATTTGCTTTAGCCATGAATGATATGCTTAGCGAAATCAAGATGGATATTTTGAAAAAACGCATTGAATTACCTCTTGGTAAGGGCATTGCAGGGTGGGTGGCTTTACGTAAAGAATCTTTAAATGTTGTTGACGCACAAAATGATATTCGTTTTTCTCGTGCTGCTGATGAAAAAACGGGCTTTGAAACACGTTGTATGTTATGTGTACCTATAATTCATAAGAATGAATTGTTAGGTGTTGTTCAGGTTTTAAATTCAAGTGCTAAAGATTGTTTCGATACTGAAGATCAGGAACTTCTTGAAAGTTTCGGTCACTTGGCAGGGGTTGCTCTTGTTCGTTCTGAACTGATGAATCAAAGGCTTCATCAGCAAAAGTTTGAAACACAGCTTGCGGCAGCGTCAAGGATTCAAAAACAATTTAGTCCAAAGAATCCGAAACTCTCTGGTGGAAATCATATCTGGGGAAATTCCGTTCCAGCTCATTTTGTGGGTGGAGACTTGTATGATTTTATACCAAATTCAGACGGAAGCTGGTATGTTTATGTTGCGGACGTTTCAGGAAAAGGTCTGCCAGCTGCACTTATTATGTCTGCCCTGTGGACTAGAATCAGAGCCATTGCAGCAAAAGAGCTACAGCCTGATGACATGATGATGGAAGTTAATAATGCTGCTTTTGAGTTTATGAGCGGTGAAATATTTGCAACGATGGTGCTTATCCGTTTTTATCCTGAAAATGGGAAATGCAGTTATTGCGTTGCAGGGCATCCTGCGCCGTTACTCGTTACTGGAGGAGAAGTTCAGGAACTTGAAAGGCCACTAGGGCTTCCAGTCGGTATTTTAGGTAAAGAAAAGTATGGCATAGCTAATATATATCTTAAAGAAGGGCAGTCATTTGTTGTTGTCACGGACGGAGTTAATGAAGCCCGTAATAAAGAGAAAGAATTTTTTGGAACAGATAGACTCGAAGAAAGTTTGAAAAAAGCAGAAGAATTTCCACTCGGAGAAGCTTTAATTAAGGCTGTTTCCAAATGGAGAGGGAAAACCCCACCGAATGATGATACAACTGTAATTGAAATATATAAATCTTGAAAACAGGATTTTGGTAAGGAGAAGTTTATGAGTTTTGGCTGGAAGCTAGATGTTAGTACCGAAGAAGCTCTAATTAAAATCAGTGGTGAAATTGATTTTACGGGAACTCCTGCGCTTCGTGAAGAGTTGCATAAATGTATCGAAACCACAAAAGGTGATCTTAAGATTGATCTCTCTGATCTTGAATATTTAGACAGTTCCGGCCTTGCCTCTCTAATTGAATTTAGCAGACTCCTTACAAAGATAGATAGATCTGTCACAATAATTTCTGCCTCAGAACAGGTTGATAAACTTCTCCATCTTACACAGGTGAAAAGTTTGTTCGGTATGTAATAGAAAAGGGAGCCGTTGCATGAAAGATTTACAGGTGCTGGCATGGATGATTTCCCGCCTTTTGGGAAGCCTGCGCCTTAAATTAGGTTCGAAAAAAACTTTTTATCGTCAAAGGCTTTATAAAGACCTTGCAAGTGTCGGTGCTGACTCTATCCCTATAGTCAGCGTCATCGCTGGTTGCACAGGTATAATTCTCGCCTTACAGTCCGCTCAGCAGCTTGAAAAGGTCGGTGCTGTCAGCTATGTAGCCAGCCTTGTCGGCCTTACAATTATCAATGAACTTGGTCCTCTTCTAACCGCGATTATCATCACCGGACGCTCAGGCGCAGCTTTTACTGCTGAAATTGCAACCATGCAAATTTCGGAAGAGATTGATGCCCTTGAGGTCATGGGTATTGAGCCTGTCCGCTTTCTTGTCGTTCCCAAAATGATCGCCATGCTCATCATGGTTCCCTGTCTTACCGTCTGGGCTGATTTTGTCGGAATAGTTTCAGGGGGGCTTTTTTCATCTGTAGCTTTAGGTATTAACGAAGTTACATATTTCAATAACACAGTTGAATTTTTAAAGTTGAACGCCGTTTTTGCCGGACTTGTAAAAAGTGGCGGTTTTGCAGTTGCGATCACTGTGATTGGGTGCTGGCAGGGATTTCTTGCTCGTGAAGGCGCGGCGGATGTTGGTCGCAAAACTACAAATTCTGTTGTTATCTCAATATTTATGATTATTTTATTGGATCTATTTTTTACAACACTGAATTTTCTTTTCCGCTAAATGATCATGAAAGTATCAAGACTTGCACAAGATATAACGTTAAAAGAGCTTAGCCTCGGGTATCCTGGTAAAGTCCTTATGGAGAATCTTAGCGCGGTGCTTCCGTCAGGAAAGGTCAGTGTTATTCTTGGCGGGTCTGGGTGTGGAAAGTCTACATTGCTAAGGCATATTCTAGGATTGAATATTCCTGTTTCAGGTGAAATCTATCTTGGGGATACTAATCTTACTGAGCTTAAGGATGAAGATGAATTAAGACTTATCCGAACACGCATGGGGGTGTTGTTTCAGGATGGAGCCATGCTTGGTTCACTCACTCTGGGGGAAAATGTTGCTCTGCCGCTACAGGAGCATACGGA
Protein-coding sequences here:
- a CDS encoding nodulation protein NfeD, coding for MLLIKYFKSMCSCMIITLVIIILMSGAACAGETLKVLYGQMEGAITPAQVSLLDGIIKQAVDDEDDLILLRLETPGGLTTSMRKIVKMMMNPPVPICLWVGPEGAHAASAGTFLVAAANVSAMAPSTTVGAASPVSSSGDDLPEAMNKKVTNDLTSLIKGVARKRGRNINWYVDSVSKGASLDAQEAVTLNVVDFIAVSPYDFFEQLGAKGILINGQNVKFSKDGFTLVDYENGLSYSVLSWLLDPQVAYYLLIAGILGIFFELVTPGVILPGVVGGFCLVTAFYAMSILPTNAAGLLLMLLGGILFILEIFVTSYGLLSVAAAISLFVGSLVLFKGGEVQQIPLGSIIGTVLSFSVFAVVVVFLVAKAHSRKPAVGMQGMVGLEGEVFRTFNNKLKVRVRGEIWNAVNADGAGLELGSKVKVISAEGLTLTVTRIS
- a CDS encoding slipin family protein, yielding MTYMVPAILFLVFFLITSLKVLNEYERGVIFRLGRVINSKGPGLIILIPIIDKMVRVSLRIMTLDVPSQDVITKDNVSIKVNAVIYFRVTDPTKAILEIEDFMFATSQLAQTTLRSVCGGVELDDILSQREKINGEIQEILDIHTDPWGIKVSTVELKYVDLPQEMQRAMAKQAEAERERRAKVINALGEFQAAEKLTQAAKIISAHPEALQLRYLQTLREMSAEGKSSTIIPLPLDLMRMLAQGASSGELIKKNIQESNEE
- a CDS encoding NAD-dependent epimerase translates to MKVLVTGAAGFIGFHLSKRLLSEGHEVVGLDILNDYYDVQVKKNRLKQIENHEKFTFAYLDMADREAMAKLFADHQFTHVVNLAAQAGVRYSLENPQAYIDSNVVGFMNILEGCRHNGVKHLAYASSSSVYGLNTSMPFSTHDNVDHPISMYAATKKSNELMAHSYSHLFNIPTTGLRFFTVYGPWGRPDMALFLFTKAIVNDEPINVFNHGKMLRDFTYIDDIVEGVVRVLKNTAQPNPDWSGDAPDPCTSPAPFRIYNIGNNQPTELMRYIEVLEECLGKKAIKNMMPLQAGDVPCTYANVDDLVKDVGFKPCTTIEEGIAKFVAWYKEYYNV
- a CDS encoding ParA family protein, with protein sequence MSKRIVVANQKGGVGKTTTSINLAASLAVMEKKVLLVDCDPQGNCSSGLGFYPGDSRENVYSVMFEPERAKDAIFDTDIPFLSLMPASQDLAGAEIELIDKMGREYYLRELIDKVEDDYEYIIFDCPPSLGLLTVNALCAARELLVPLQTEYYALEGVAQLLMTFELVKKRLNPDMTILGVVLTMYDRRNRLARQVKNEVRKAFPDSLFETIVPRNVRLSEAPSFGKPAISYDAKSNGAQAYISLAQEVVKRHAKMKADKSE
- a CDS encoding ParB/RepB/Spo0J family partition protein, which gives rise to MAGVTGGLGRGLDALLGGTKINDQESSTSLDVRQIDIDTIIANPNQPRKEFAPEALNDLAESIKAKGVLQPILVRPIAERKGFYELVAGERRLRASKLAGLKTMPVLVKEMTDLESMAIALIENLQREDLNPIEEAKGFQELITKFGLSQEQLAGQVGKSRSALSNSMRLLSLAEPIQNAIGKGEISAGHGRALMSIADEDVRLELFAKVASDGLSVRQAESFALHFKKHGSLPAGDVEVVKSTDRKNKTPKQMDEELKTVKVRLEDSLGVKVSLRGSNNKGNLTIKYTSEQELARIVALLEM
- the rfaE1 gene encoding D-glycero-beta-D-manno-heptose-7-phosphate kinase — protein: MVKSILSALPKLKGQKVLIIGDVMLDHYVIGAVERISPEAPVPVVQVTEEKYLLGGAGNVARNIVALGGVPHLTGFIGADSEGQIFDKLCTGSGIPCSLFESTDRPTTKKTRVMAQNQQMVRVDREKTNEYSVSHMDKLFTFLNSEICEYSVVILSDYGKGTLSQTFFDRFWALLEKINHNPHVLVDPKTVNYDHYKGVNLLTPNAKEAGEGAGMVIKSKEDVLEAGRRLFDRLDPTHLLITLGGYGMALFESRNVVKHVPTFAQKVFDVTGAGDTVIATLGLGLASGLDPLTSALLANYAAGIVVGQVGAATATVDELADAVRNWSKPEVNSWSD
- a CDS encoding GAF domain-containing SpoIIE family protein phosphatase, giving the protein MERVLTNQAARLKKLIKANEVLASIDSLVDLLPQLLRLAQDVTGAEASSIMLYNKDKNVLEFALAMNDMLSEIKMDILKKRIELPLGKGIAGWVALRKESLNVVDAQNDIRFSRAADEKTGFETRCMLCVPIIHKNELLGVVQVLNSSAKDCFDTEDQELLESFGHLAGVALVRSELMNQRLHQQKFETQLAAASRIQKQFSPKNPKLSGGNHIWGNSVPAHFVGGDLYDFIPNSDGSWYVYVADVSGKGLPAALIMSALWTRIRAIAAKELQPDDMMMEVNNAAFEFMSGEIFATMVLIRFYPENGKCSYCVAGHPAPLLVTGGEVQELERPLGLPVGILGKEKYGIANIYLKEGQSFVVVTDGVNEARNKEKEFFGTDRLEESLKKAEEFPLGEALIKAVSKWRGKTPPNDDTTVIEIYKS
- a CDS encoding STAS domain-containing protein; this encodes MSFGWKLDVSTEEALIKISGEIDFTGTPALREELHKCIETTKGDLKIDLSDLEYLDSSGLASLIEFSRLLTKIDRSVTIISASEQVDKLLHLTQVKSLFGM
- a CDS encoding ABC transporter permease codes for the protein MKDLQVLAWMISRLLGSLRLKLGSKKTFYRQRLYKDLASVGADSIPIVSVIAGCTGIILALQSAQQLEKVGAVSYVASLVGLTIINELGPLLTAIIITGRSGAAFTAEIATMQISEEIDALEVMGIEPVRFLVVPKMIAMLIMVPCLTVWADFVGIVSGGLFSSVALGINEVTYFNNTVEFLKLNAVFAGLVKSGGFAVAITVIGCWQGFLAREGAADVGRKTTNSVVISIFMIILLDLFFTTLNFLFR